The stretch of DNA ccgtctgcagcggcaaagattccgtaatgctttgcctcccgatccgcgaagtttgatccatcattcttgatcgagttgatgattcatctgattcatgaagatccgaagccaggactcacggtccaatgtggcacttggcattgggtcgttcaagtgaccagccatattgttattagcagtttatgtgaacgtgatctacactgaaaaagaaagaaaaaccaaaacgaaataagcaactcatcgaggtgatttaagtctattaaaattcattttaatcgtgtagactcattgcacttgtataattgatctccctcaagaataatacaagtgatcccaagactcaatttccgtaaattgataagccaactgtttagctagttcttccgtaaaaactcttggtcgatagatttccgtaaatcctatctatagtccaccataatcacaggatcgtacgagtgaccatagtgttgagataaaataggtcaatcggttccaacttacccgacgtagaaggggtcatattatgcctaccgacgaagaagggattcattggagtttgacctataaagaccgttctcaatttttgattatacgaggaagatcccatcaactaagtttcaattcattttaagtgaacgaataactagcaactgcgtgaatgaattaatttagatgatggctttaaatcgtgtgacatacgaatgtcatagaaaactaacgcgtgacctctatatgagtcagttttcatgcaattattaggtggtttggtttttaggcggaatatgatgcatactatcgttacgataaaataaataaatgaatgtaatacgtaaataaaaattcctagtgtggcctatcctagtaaaaagaacataatacaactttggaatccaccgttggacccgaaaagcttgtcttgatgttccatctttgtccatgtagcgggagtgagcatccggtctccatctttagtcttctcaaaattacaattaaaatttacaaaatataaacctatttacattctaaataaaaactgtaattaaaagaaataaaagggagatacgagatctcaaaatacaaccaagaccgtgttccatcattacggtaacacgttctactaaggccacactaagttacaaccgtttgtaaaataaataaatacgtaaataaaagcattcaaaacattcaaaaacgataaataaaatgcatcaactaaaatttaaatttattcgtgacataattccgtaattatgttaaatttatccaaaccaccaaagacaattaaaattatatgacagaaccgctttagtcaagttaattttaatccgagataatccgttactataaatcgttttaaagtaacttaattttacgtgggtgaaccgtttcactatcaagcgagagcataaaaccgttttatgcaataaaggccgaaaaaaaaaaacaaaaatttttttttttttttttcgtcactgctgggcgtgaacagtacccaaatttttttttttttttttttaatgctgTAAAGCCGAGAGCatcaaaaagcaaaaaaaaattatacggctcaaaatcgtgagcaacaaaagatcaaaacaaaacggtttgataaaacacaattgcaattttaatctaatccgtatagaaatcaaactacaattgttacatcttcaacatattgcaataattatcggttaaaattacaacatgtgaagaacgattgaaatcaagagatcgaacgatctaacaaaatgtgtggcacgcaaatcaatgcaaaaacagaaaacaggccgtgacataaggccacacggttttcaaaaattttcgagacaaaaatttgtgccacacgaaattttatgcaatcattttgatagatctttaacatattgcgatgaatatcgattacaaaacaatatgcaaagatcaaaatgaaaacaaaacaaaagacaaccatcaccgtgtatacaagacacggatcccaaggcacaaaacacaaaaaaaaacgcagcaattaaaAATTGCCGAGAAGAAAAAAATGGCAGCcgtgacattttttttttttttttgaacaaaaattcatcgattcaaaattcgtttgatgaaaatcacatagaaaaaattacgtggcctcgctctgataccacttgaagggtaatatccgtataaaacccataaattgaaggattataacgcaaattttatacgtgattaatagtcataaacgaaaaacataatgaaacgataaagattaagtaataacctccggtcctagtgcaattcggctatgagagatcaaagtagatctcctcctaattgttgcacccaagattgtccgagaaatgcccttgtgctagaatgaatcctctaattgccttgcaatattgagaggattgtatTGTGAGTTTtagttggatgtgagatccgaattttgagaggcaattttctcaaaaccctaatttgttttgcaaatgacaattaggttacaaaagaggagAGGCTCTCTCTTTGTATGGTTCGGCCGAGAGCTTTagatggggagagtgggctttccactttctcttatttttaactcatggtacgacccgaaatgcgctaaatgtatatgacacggttttatcataaatcgtcatcggttatcggttattaaagcatcaactaataatacggattagttgaaacattaatacatgtccgacaaagacgatattgtataattatattcaatatacatttaattaaatataaatcgcttatattcaatttacgaattaattaatcaagcattaattcgccttagccattattatttaatccgtattaaataaaatatctcaacatcacattttgactaattattagtcaaataactcagactaactggttagtcaaatttggcatctacatgactgtattttcataccgtcacatctctcaaacatatcctataggtgtgacttttagggaccagttgatcaccgccatctgtatgacaataacgtcaaacttatctagcaagccaaccgttattgataaacgtggaccaactgattatgatacaaaagtataccctttgatccttttagagatttataagtccttgcactaactgtaaaggacaccagccccaacaagatGATTGTAAAATAGGAATTGGTTGGACATTCTCTTCGTTAGACAACATTACTAAAGAAGGATTCTTGGGCGACACTATGCATCTTACCCTTCTTTCTAAATCAGCGGATCAAGCAAAGGCCATAGGAATCAAGCAGGTGCTGATTTGGGCGCTTCATAAGACCTCCCTTCATGGTAGCATCTCCTCCGACTGTCTCCAAGTTATCTTGCAGATCACCGGGATTGTTTCAAGAAGTTATCGGCTGCATTCCGTTATTACTGATATTATCGAATTAGGAAAACTTTTTCATTGTATTAATCTTCGTTATGTTCCTAGGTCTTTGAACTTTCTGGCACACAATGTTGCTAGAAAAGCCCCGCTATTGTAGGAACAGTTCCCTATGTATCCAACTGTCAAAAAACAAAAACAGCAATCCGTGATTTTTGCACcgggctaaaaaaaaaaaaaaaatcacaggAATACCCTCTCACACCAACTCCGATTTCACGCAACAAACCTCCCACAACTTCCCCACATATGGACAACACCATAAACAGCATGATAAAGGGCACTTACGGTATCACGCCTTCAAATATAACCGCCTTCTATTCTTCACTTAAACCCCAAGAAAAAAACCTTCCATTTCCTTCCCACCTTCATTTGAATATATTCCTCTTACAAATAATTTCCAAAAAAATTATTTCATGTAAACTTGTTTCTTTCTTGGATTATATCCTTCCATAGTTTAATCCGCTCCGAAAAAGAAGGGTAATGTCTTAAACTATCCCATATCTCTGTTTTATTAGTTAAGTTTCTTGTTTAGTTGATGAAATGATGTTTAAAGCTTGGTCAGTTGTTGAAATTTGTATGAAGATTATGTTTTTTCTTAATGAATGTTTATAAATTTGAAAAGATGGGTAACAGTTAAACTATTAGACATGTGGTAATGATTATTACTCGCTTTGTGCCTCTGTGTGACGGTGTCAAAAATGCACCTTACAAAGgataaaaaagtaaacaaatgatagaGACGGAGGGCGTTTTTTTGAAAGAGTGACCgcctcttcacgtttttcttatCCAGATTAATGTAATAAAGTTTCAATTGAAAATTAGATGCATTGCTCACTAAAATGTTATGATTGTCAGTTTCTTGATGTCGACACATTCATTTTTTGCTGATTACAGTTCCTATTGTTTTAAATTTAATTACATGATTGCAGGAGGGTAGTTATTAGCTGTGAAATCAATTGGCCTAGCTAGGATCATGAGTCATTCACACGTGAACAGAAATCAGGGGTCCGAAATATCACTGATTAAGCAAACAGTGCAGTATGCATTCTTCTTGGTTGTATTTCTATGGTTGCTTTACCAAATACATCACTCAATCTATGTGAGACGAGATTCTGACTGTGATTTCATAGAGAACAAGCTCACAAATGATGGTATTGATCAAGTTTTGAGTCGAAAAGGCGGTGTAAAAGTTGAAAAAACGGTTTATACTGAGGGGGTGGAGTTGTATGGAGTTGATCTTATTGGAGAGGCCTTGAGGTTGAATAATGACACTGATGGCGACGATGATCAGTCGGATAAACGACCTGATTATGACGGAAACGGTGTAGTTAAGTCATCAGGGGATAATTCTTTGATGGCGGAGTCAGGGAATCGGAGTTCTGAAAATGGCGTAATTCTGAACAAGGCTGCAAGTGTGGAGATGTTTAGGTTCAGCGATGAGAACGGAGTCCCAGAACATGAGTCTGGAGCGGCTACGAGAAGCGATACTGGTGTTGAGACTGAGATTGTTCAAAAGGGAAGGGTTTCAAAAGCCGGAAATCAAACCGAGAAAATTGGAGCATATCATCAGAATGTTGATTCACAAAATGAAACTGAGAATGAGAGGCCAAAGATGTTGGTTCTTCAAAAGGAAGTATAAGACATTCTTTTACTGTCAGAGAGAGGTATGTATGTAGCTGAACAATGACAAGTTTTTAGATGAGATCATAGGAAAATTAAACGGGCTTATTAAATGTAAATGCAATTAGTTACGAGTATTTCACTAGACGAATGAATGTATTCTTCTGTCA from Silene latifolia isolate original U9 population chromosome 10, ASM4854445v1, whole genome shotgun sequence encodes:
- the LOC141605899 gene encoding uncharacterized protein LOC141605899, coding for MSHSHVNRNQGSEISLIKQTVQYAFFLVVFLWLLYQIHHSIYVRRDSDCDFIENKLTNDGIDQVLSRKGGVKVEKTVYTEGVELYGVDLIGEALRLNNDTDGDDDQSDKRPDYDGNGVVKSSGDNSLMAESGNRSSENGVILNKAASVEMFRFSDENGVPEHESGAATRSDTGVETEIVQKGRVSKAGNQTEKIGAYHQNVDSQNETENERPKMLVLQKEV